The genomic stretch GATCGTGCCGGGTGATGACCTGGATGCCCTCGATCCGCACCTGATCGCTGCGACGCTCGCCGCCTCCCTCCCCCTGGTGGCGGGGGGTGCGGTGGGTCTCCGCCTCGCCGGGAAGATCGGGACCGCCGATGAGGAACGGTTTGCCGCCGCCATCTCTGCATGGGAGGAGCGGGTGGAAAGGAATGAACGGGACAAGAAGGCGGCGATGCTGAACCAGGTCTTCAAGGAGTACAGGAGCGAGCGGGAGAAGGAGGTGCGGCGGCATGGATGAACGCGGCCTGATCCGATCTCTTGTCCCCCTTCTGGGATCGGCGGCGACGGCCGACGACTGTGCGGCGGTCAGGCACGGGGGGGAATGGCTCCTCCTCTCCACCGATATGCTCCACGAGACGACCGACTTCCCGATCGGGATGACGGACGTAGAGATCGGGTGGATGGCGGCGGCGGTGACCCTCTCCGACATTGCGGCGATGGGGGCGCGGCCCCTCACCCTGCTGCTGGCGACCGGTCTTGACCGTCCCGAACGCCTCGCCGGGATCACGGAGGGGGCGCTCGCCTGCTGCCGCGCCCATGGCGCCGATCTCGCCGGCGGCGACACCGACGCCCATACCGAACTGACGATCGTCTCCACCGGTCTCGGGACCGCTGCCTCTCCGGTCCGGCGGAGCGGGGCCCGTCCCGGGGACCTCATCTGCGTCACCGGGTATCTGGGCGGGGCGCAGGCGGCGCTCTCGGGCCATGATCAATACTGGCGACGCCTGATCGAACCGGTGCCGCGGGTGGCGGAGGGTCTCGCCCTCAATGCCGCCGGGGTGACGGCGATGATGGACATCTCGGACGGTCTTGCCCTCTCCCTCCACGACATGCTGGCGGTGAACGAATGCGGGTTTGCTGTGGATTCGGCCCGTCTCCCGCGGCCGGGCGGCGTCCCTGAGGACGAGGGGCGGGAGTTCGCCCTCTATGGCGGCGGGGACTTCGAACTCCTGTTCACGATCCCTGCTGAACATTTCCCGGTGGTCGGGGTGGATGCGACGGTGATCGGGGCGGTGGTGGCGGAACGGAGCGTCACGGTGGACGGGGCGCCCCTGCCCGGGCGGGGGTATATGCACTGCTGGGGGAGTTCGCCTGACCAGAATCCGGATTTTAGGTGATATTTCCTGAATCTCGCGGTGGCGGAATCTCAAATATTAAAAAGGTTTATTCTCCGGGGTATCGATTCAAGATAGACCATATGGGGGGTGGTGCGAGGTGAGATCTGATGAGACATGGCAGCGAGGTGCTGATCGGCACCCTCATTCTTCTGGCGCTCTGCCTTGCCCCGGCGGCATCGGGCAGTGCGGCTGACGGCTTCAACGGCACTTTCATTCACGTGCCCGCCGACTACCCGTCGATACAGGCGGCGATCGACGCCGCCTCCGACGGCGACAGGATCGTCGTGGAGAATGGAACCTATAACGAACACCTGGACGTCACGGCGTCGGTGATGATCGCCGGCGTCGGCATGCCGGTCGTGAACGC from Methanofollis fontis encodes the following:
- the thiL gene encoding thiamine-phosphate kinase, translated to MDERGLIRSLVPLLGSAATADDCAAVRHGGEWLLLSTDMLHETTDFPIGMTDVEIGWMAAAVTLSDIAAMGARPLTLLLATGLDRPERLAGITEGALACCRAHGADLAGGDTDAHTELTIVSTGLGTAASPVRRSGARPGDLICVTGYLGGAQAALSGHDQYWRRLIEPVPRVAEGLALNAAGVTAMMDISDGLALSLHDMLAVNECGFAVDSARLPRPGGVPEDEGREFALYGGGDFELLFTIPAEHFPVVGVDATVIGAVVAERSVTVDGAPLPGRGYMHCWGSSPDQNPDFR